The window ACAACACCGGCTTCGGCCTGAACGGGACGAAAAGTGGTTCCGGCCGCGATGTGGCGAGTCTGAACACCCGGGAACTTCGCGAGCAGATCGACAAGATCCTGGAAGGCGTGCCGAAAAGCGGTTCCAAGCTGTCCTTTCAGGATGTGATGGACTACCGCGACAAGCTGCGCGAGGAGTTCGAGTCCATCGCCAAAGAGGAGCTGGGCGCTCTGGGGGTGGATACGGAGCGGGATTTCACCCTCAGCTATGACGCGGCCACGGACAAGGTCACGGTGGACCCGGAGCACCCGGACAAGGAAATTATTGACCGTTATTTTGAAGAAACGCCGGAAATGCGCGAGGCCTTCGCCAAGATCGTGAGTCTTTCCAAGTTGAGCGGTGCTGCGGAGAAAACACTCTCCCCTACGCAGTTTCGTCAGCAGATGCAGGCTCAGGCCATGTCCTGGTGGGCCGAGGAAAACGGCAACATGGGCTGGTTTTCCGGGGGCGGCATGATGAACGCCGAAGCCGGGCTGCAGTTGTTCGGCGGCGTGAACATGCAGGTTTAGCAGGCTGTTGAACAACGCGTGATTGCTGCGGTGTGCCAAAGGTCTCGAATCGTCGCGTACAGGGCGTAGGCGTCGCCTTGCTGTGGTTTCGCGCCCGGCACTCGCCCCCTTTTTGAACGGTCTGCGGTCTTCACGTTTTCAACGGCCGCGTATCCCTCTCGGCGTTGCGTAGTGCAGGCACCAGCCACGGGTCACGCTTTTCCTTGGTCACGCATTGGGGTATGCTGACCGGGTGGGCGTGTTTTGGTTTGGAGCCGGTACCCGGATCCGCTGAGTACCGGGAGTCCGTTGTTCTCAGGGTGTACCGGGCCAAGGACCGCCAATCCGCCGGGATATAGGCATGTTCTCCAGAAAGGGGCCGTGGCGGATGACTTCAACGGCCAAAGGAGCCGAGTGTGTCGGATTTGAAGACGTTGTTGCAAAAGGCCAGGTTGGATGACATCAGGAATTCCAACGAAGCGCGGGTGGTGGAGTTGCTTCCCCATGCGCTTGCCGAGTACCCCGGTTATGTACCCACTTCCCTGGATATTCAGGATATCTTTGCGTTGACCTTGAATCGACTGCCGCCTCAGTACCGGCAGCGGGAAACGATCCAGATTTCCAACCGTCTGGCAGACGAGGACGTTCTTTGGGAGCTGGGTAACGCCATTCAGACCGTGCGGGATAATCCCACCCGACCTTGACGGAATGGTGGCCGGGGTTTTTTCTGTTGGACAACAAAGAGACTTCATCCGGTGGAAAAGGGAAGATTCACGGCCTGACCGCGAATCTTCCCTTTTTTTTGGGCGTGTTATTTTTGATGCTCTGCCAGATAGCGTTCCAGGCGGTCCATGCCTTCGGTGATGTTTTCCAGGCTGGTGGCGTAGGAGAACCGCAGGTAGCCTTCGGCACCAGGTCCGAAGTCGATGCCTGGGGTTACGCCGATGTGCGCCTTTTCGAGCATATCGTAGGCCAGTGCCAGTGAATCGCCGGACAAGTGGTTGAAGTCCACCAGGATATAGAAAGCGCCGGTGGGTTCGTTGTCAATGCGCAGGCCCATGCCGCGCAGTCGCTGGAGCATGTATTTTCGGCGCCGGTCATAGCGGGCCTTCATTTCCTGCACGTCCTGCCCGGCTTCGCGCAGGGCCGCCACCCCGCCCCATTGGGCCGGGGCATTGGCCGAGATGAAGAAATTTTGACACAGCTTCTGCATGGGCCGGATAAACGCCTTGGGCGCAATGAGATATCCCAGCCGCCAGCCGGTCATGGCGTAGAGCTTGGAAAAGCCGTTGAACACAAAGGCCTTGTCCGTGAATTCCAGGATGGAGTGTTCGCGGCCTTCATAGACCAGTCCGTGATAGATCTCATCGGATACCAACCAGGGACCGTCCCCGCGGCCCATTTCCGCGATG of the Paucidesulfovibrio gracilis DSM 16080 genome contains:
- a CDS encoding late competence development ComFB family protein, whose translation is MSDLKTLLQKARLDDIRNSNEARVVELLPHALAEYPGYVPTSLDIQDIFALTLNRLPPQYRQRETIQISNRLADEDVLWELGNAIQTVRDNPTRP
- a CDS encoding pyridoxal phosphate-dependent aminotransferase, whose product is MQDTDCPHVSSRCNEMTSFLVMDILEAAQRLERQGKNIIHMEIGEPDFDTPECVKEAACRALADNKTHYTHSLGIPELREAVCEHYLDQYGVEVHPDQIIVTQGTSPAMFVLFSSLLERGDKVVVSDPCYACYSNFIRFPGGEPLPVRVREDDAFQYRPEAIAHCLEQHPKAIMLNSPSNPTGTLLSAERMRAIAEMGRGDGPWLVSDEIYHGLVYEGREHSILEFTDKAFVFNGFSKLYAMTGWRLGYLIAPKAFIRPMQKLCQNFFISANAPAQWGGVAALREAGQDVQEMKARYDRRRKYMLQRLRGMGLRIDNEPTGAFYILVDFNHLSGDSLALAYDMLEKAHIGVTPGIDFGPGAEGYLRFSYATSLENITEGMDRLERYLAEHQK